The proteins below are encoded in one region of Sander lucioperca isolate FBNREF2018 chromosome 11, SLUC_FBN_1.2, whole genome shotgun sequence:
- the LOC116034870 gene encoding NLR family CARD domain-containing protein 3-like translates to MSDLEEEEDGAESVVSGCQSMKSDRSKDHPPHFSNEPGPSDTKERKRSDVSEEEQPSRSRTRAGLQTANQSSSEQMYVGHQKHKIRLKGTFECVNEGAETGSETLLNRIYTVLYLIEGQSEEVNTQHEVRQLETASKKKTLHDSPMKCHDIFKASPGQQKHIRVVLTSGVAGVGKTFSVQKFCLDWAEGLKNQDISLVIPLSFRELNLIKDEQYSLLELLRVFHPSLQEVTAEQLAGSKVLFIFDGLDESRLSLDFNNNEAVSDVTQKSSVNVLLTDLIQGKLLPSALVWITSRPAAANQIPPKCVDRVTEVRGFTDAQKEEYFKKRVSDEELSSRIISHIKTSRSLHIMCLIPVFCWITATVLDHMLTTDQRGELPKTLTDMYSHFLLVQTKRKKLKYAEGHESSPQELTEADRGVLLKLGRLAFEQLEKGNIMFYQEDLEHCGLDVTEASLYSGVCTEIFKTESVIFQKTVYCFIHLSVQEFLAAVYLFHCYTNRNTQVLEDFLGGGLSLDEDEDQYPSLNVFLKRAMKKSLESENGHLDMFVRFLHGLSLESNQRLLGGLLGQTDNSPEIIQRAINNLKEMNSDGISPDRSINIFHCLMEMNDHSVHQEIQEFLKSENKSDKKLSEIHCSALAYMLQMSEEVLDELDLDKYNPSREGRRRLIPALRNCRKAVLSSCLLYDTDFEAMASALKSNPSHLRELDLSGYLLDSGVERLSAGLQSPNCRLETLRLDCCGLSEINYADLVSALKSNPSHLRELNLSNNNLQDSGVKLLCGFLESPHCRLETLRLKDCSLSAISCASLASALKFNPSHLRELDLSNNKLQDSDVKLLCDLVESPNCRLETLRWK, encoded by the exons atgagtgatttggaggaagaggaggacggagcagagtctgtagtatctggctgtcagtctatgaagagtgaccggtccAAAGATCATCCTCCACACTTCAGTAatgaacctggaccctcagacacaaa agagaggaagaggagtgatgtttctgaggaggagcagccgtccagatccagaaccagagctggactgcagacagccaatcagagcagctcTGAACAAA tGTATGTTGGTCATCAGAAACATAAGATCAGGCTGAAGGGGACATTTGAATGTGTAaatgaaggagctgaaacaggaagtgaaacCCTCCTCAACAGGATCTACACTGTCCTCTACCTCATAGAGGGACAGAGTGAAGAGGTTAATACCCAACATGAGGTGAGGCAGCTCGAGACAGCTTCCAAGAAGAAGACCCTCCATGACTCTCCAATGAAGTGCCACGACATCTTTAAAGCCTCACCTGGccaacagaaacacatcagagTGGTTCTGACGAGCGGCGTCGCTGGCGTTGGAAAAACCTTCTCAGTGCAGAAGTTCTGTCTGGACTGGGCCGAGGGTTTGAAAAACCAAGATATCAGTCTGGTGATTCCTCTTTCCTTCAGGGAGCTGAACTTGATCAAAGATGAGCAGTACAGTCTTCTGGAGCTGCTCCGTGTTTTCCATCCATCATTACAGGAGGTCACAGCAGAGCAGCTCGCTGGCTCTAAAGTtctcttcatctttgacggcctggatgaaagcagactttcactggatttcaacaacaatgaggctgtttctgatgtcacacagaagtCATCAGTCAACGTGCTGTTGACAGACCTCATCCAGGGGAAGCTGCTTCCCTCGGCTCTCGTCTGGATAACTtcccgacctgcagcagccaatcagatccctcctaaGTGTGTTGACAGGGTAACAGAAGTACGAGGCTTCACTGATgcccagaaggaggagtacttcaagaAGAGAGTAAGTGATGAAGAGCTgtccagcagaatcatctcccacatcaagacatccaggagcctccacatcatgtgtctgatcccagtcttctgctggatcactgctacagttctggaccacatgttgactacagaccagagaggagagctgcccaagaccctgactgacatgtactcacacttcctgctggttcagacaaagaggaagaagctcAAGTATGCTGAGGGACATGAGTCGAGTCCACAGGAGCTGACGGAGGCTGACAGGGGAGTTCTTCTGAAGCTGGGGAGGCTGGCGTTTGAACAGCtggagaaaggaaacatcatgttctacCAAGAAGACCTGGAGCATTGTGGTCTGGATGTCACAGAGGCCTCGCTGTACTCAGGAGTTTGTACAGAGATCTTCAAAACAGAGAGTGTGATCTTCCAGAAAACAGTCTACTGCTTCATTCATCTGAGCGTTCAGGAGTTTCTCGCTGCAGTCTACCTGTTCCACTGTTACAccaacaggaacacacaggTACTGGAGGACTTCCTGGGAGGAGGGTTATCTctggatgaagatgaagatcaATACCCATCCCTGAATGTCTTCCTGAAGAGAGCCATGAAGAAATCCCTTGAAAGTGAAAATGGCCACCTGGACATGTTTGTCCGCTTCCTTCATGGCCTCTCTCTGGAGTCCAACCAGAGACTCTTAGGAGGcctgctgggtcagacagacaacagtccaGAAATCATCCAGAGAGCCATCAACAACCTGAAGGAGATGAACAGTGATGGTATCTCTCCTGACAGAAGCATCAACATCTTCCACTGTCTGATGGAGATGAACGACCACTCAGTCCATCAGGAGATCCAAGAGTTCCTGAAGTCAGAGAACAAATCAGACAAGAAACTCTCTGAAATCCACTGCTCAGCTCTGGCATACATGCTGCAGATGTCAGAGGAAGTTCTGGATGAGTTGGACCTGGACAAGTACAACCCATCACGGGAAGGACGACGGAGACTGATTCCAGCTTTGAGGAACTGCAGAAAGGCTGT ACTTTCTTCCTGTTTGCTCTATGACACTGACTTTGAAGCCatggcctcagctctgaagtccaacccctcccatctgagagagctggaccttaGTGGATACCTCCTGGATTCAGGAGTGGAGCGTCTCTCTGCTGGACTACagagtccaaactgtagactggagactctgag atTGGACTGCTGCGGTTTGTCAGAGATCAACTATGCAgatctggtctcagctctgaagtccaacccctcccatctgagagagctgaacCTGAGTAAtaacaacctgcaggattcaggagtgaagctgctctGTGGTTTTCTGGAGAGTCcacactgtagactggagactctgag ATTGAAGGACTGCAGTTTATCAgcgatcagctgtgcttctctggcctcagctctgaagttcaacccctcccatctgagagagctggacctgagtaacaacaagcTGCAGGATTCAGACGTGAAGCTGCTGTGTGATCTTGTGGagagtccaaactgtagactggagactctgag ATGGAAGTGA